The nucleotide window AAATAATTTGCTATGTTAAAAAAACATAACCAACTATTTTTATCAATTCTATTTTTTTCTGACCTGATTGTTGTTGCAGTATCTTGGGTGCTTGCTTATTATCTGCGTTTTTATTACATAAAAATAATTCCAGTCACAAAAGGGATTCCTCCCTTTGATGGTTATGTATTTCTCTTACTCTTTATCCTTGTAATTTCAGGCGGTATCTTTAGGTATTTTAAATTGTATATCCCGCGCCGCCATAGTTTAAATGTTGATGAATTTTTTTGCATCGTAAAATCAACGCTTGCAATAATCATTCTCACCGGTTTTATCACCTTTTTTTACAGAAACTATTCCTATTCACGAGTTGTAATGGTCTACTTCTTTTTCGTAAATGTATTCCTTATGACAACTGTAAGAGGAATTATCAGAAAGATACTCAAGTATTTTAGAAAGAAAGGATATAATATTCGCAGAATAGTTATCATTGGTACGGGAGAGGCGGGCGAAAGCTTTTATGAAAAAATTAACAGCCATCCTGAAATGGGTTTTCGTGTTGAAGGCTTTGTTGATGATACAATAAGAAAAAATACACCTGAGATAAGAAAAAAGTATCTTGGCACTATAGATGAAATAAGCAATATCCTAAAAAAACATAAAGTTGACCAGATATATATAGCCTTGCCTCTTAGTGATTACAACACCCTTCTCAGAGTTATGGGAATTCTAAAGGATGAAATGGTTGATGTCATTATCATTCCTGACCTATATCAGTTTATTACTTTGAATGCAGGTGTAGAGGATTTTATGGGCCTGCCAATCATAAATATTACAAGAAGCCCCCTTTATGGATGGAATAGTATTTTGAAGAGATTACTTGATCTTTCGATTTCTATTGTCGCCGTAATTGTACTTCATACAATTATCCCCCTTATGCCAATAATCTATTTAATTACTTTTATTACTTCAGGGAGACCAATCTTTTATAAACAGGAGAGAATGAGTTTAGACGGCAGAAGATTTATTGTCTATAAAATTAGAACTATGGTAGTGGATGCTGAAGCTGAAACAGGGGCTGTTTGGGCTGTCCCCAATGACAAACGTTCCACAAAGTTCGGCAGAATACTCCGCCGCCTAAGCCTTGATGAATTACCTCAACTTTTTAATGTTATTAAGGGTGATATGAGTTTAGTGGGTCCAAGGCCTGAAAGGCCTGTTTTTGTAAATGAATTTAAAAAAACAATCCCTAAATATATGTTAAGGCATAGAATTAAGGCAGGATGCACAGGTTGGGCACAGGTAAATGGATGGCGCGGCAATACATCGTTGGAGAAAAGAATTGAATATGACCTTTATTATCTTGAAAATTGGTCACTTTCATTTGACCTTAAAATATTGTGGTTGACACTCTGGAAGGGATTTATAAACAAAAACGCTTATTGACTTTTTTCTTTTTTCGATTATTAAATTTCCTTTTATATTGGCATAAAAGAAAAATTTAAAGATTAAATATCTGATATAACGGAGGTTAGGATGAATATCTGCGTAATCGGAACAGGGTATGTAGGATTAGTAACAGGGGCAGTATTTGCTGATTTAGGAAATGATGTGATTTGTGTCGATAAAATTGAAGAAAAGATAGAGAAGTTGAAAAAAGGCATAATGCCTATCTATGAGCCGGGCCTTGAAGAGATGGTAATAAGGAATTGCAAGGAAGGGCGTTTGTTTTTTTCAACGAGTATTAAAGAAGGAGTACAAAAGTCTGAAGTAATATTTATAGCTGTAGGCACACCTCCAAAAGAGAATGGAGAAACGGACCTATCTTATATTGAAGAAGCAGCTAGGGAAATAGCAGAAGCGATAAATGGGTACAAGGTTATTGTCAATAAATCAACTGTTCCAGTAGGGACAGGTGACCTCGTAAGGAATATAGTAGAAAAAAACAAAAAGATGGATGTGAAATTCGATGTTGTGTCAAATCCTGAATTTTTAAGAGAGGGCTCTGCAATCAGTGATACATTATATCCTGATCGAATTGTAATCGGTGCTCCATCAAAGGAAGTAGCAATGGTGCTTCTTGAACTTTATGCAACTTTGGAAAGGCCAATGATTATCACAGATGTTTATAGCGCTGAAACAATTAAATATGCCTCAAATTCATTTCTTGCTTTGAAAATATCTTTTATCAATTCTATTGCTAACCTCTGTGAAAAAACCGGTGCAAATGTCATCGATGTAGCCAAGGGTATGGGACTTGATTCAAGAATAGGTAAAAGCTTCCTTGATCCGGGTTTGGGCTATGGCGGTTCATGTTTTCCTAAAGACGTTGATTCTTTTATTTATACTGCTGAAAAATATGGCACAGATTTTGGAATATTGAAAGAAGCTGTTAAAGAAAACAAAAGAAGAGTTCCTCTCTTTTTGAATAAAATGAAGAGTGTTCTTAAGTCCTTTGAAGGAAAAACTATAGGTATACTTGGTCTTGCCTTTAAGCCTGATACAGACGATATCAGAGAAGCGAAATCCATTGAGTTGATAGATTCCCTCCTCAAGGAAAAGGCAACAATTCGAGCTTATGACCCTGCAGCTATGGAAAATACAAAAAAAGTCTTTCCTCAGATTACTTACTGCAATAATTCATATGAAGTTGCGGATGGCAGTGATGCTTTAGTGATTGTGACTGAATGGAGAGAATTTAAACAGCTTAATATGGATAGAATCAAATCTGTTATGAAGCAGCCAATTATTTTTGACGGAAGAAATATCTATGATGTGGATAGGAAGAAACAGCTTGGATTCAAATATTACAGCATAGGGAGAAAAAATGCCGAATAGTATGACAGGGTATAGTGAGGCATCCGTCAAAAAAAAAACTTTTCAAATCAATGTATCTTTAAAGTCTTTGAATCACCGCTTCTTTGAAGTTTCATCCTATAAAGCTCCGGATATTCTTCGAGCATTCGAAAAAGATGCAATTTCACTTCTCAAAAAAAATTTCTCCCGTGGCAGATTTGATATTTTTATTTCTGTAAAAACAACAGAGCTTTGCAAAAGAAAATTTGTAATTGATTTGCAAAGCGCCGAAAATTTTTATTCCACATTACAGGCTTTGAAAAAAACGCTAAATCTTGAAGGGGATATTTCAGTATCAGATTTAACGAGCCATATTGATTATTTCATAAGTGATGCAGGGGAAAAAGAAGATGAGCAAATGTTAAAATATGCTCAAGAGGCATTAATATTGGCTATAGAAAGATTGAAGAAATCACGCCGAAAAGAAGGCTCTCATCTTTCAGCAGATATAAAAATGAGAATGAAGGAAATTGGCAAAAGATTAAAAGATATTTCTAAACTTGCTTCTTCTATGCCCAATGCATATGCGGAAAGGCTTCGAAAAAGATTGAAAAAGCTGAATATGGGTAATGAGATAGATAATGAAAAGATTTCAGAGCTTGTAGCAATAACTGCAGATAAATGTGATATTTCAGAAGAAATTTCACGCCTCAAAATTCATCTCAAAAACTTTAATGATATAATTAAAAGCGACAATGAATGCGGGAAGAAACTGGAGTTTTATTTGCAGGAAATTCATAGAGAGATTAATACGGTTGGTTCAAAGGCAATAAAACCTGAAATAACTGAGAATGTAGTGCTTATAAAGGGAGAACTGGAAAAGGTTAGGGAACAAGTACAAAATATTGAATAAAAAAAGGTTATGAATGATTTTCTGATAAATATCGGTTTTAATAATATGGTAGTATCTTCAAGGATTGTTGCCGTTGTTTCACCTCTTTCCAATCCGATGAAAAGAATGAAAGAAGAGTCAAAAAATAACGGAAAATTAATTGATGTTACACAGGGAAGAAAGACAAGAGCTATAATCATTATGGATAGCGGACACATTATCTTGAGTGCTCTCAATCCTGAAACAATTTCACAGAGAATCAATGGTGAAGAATCAAAGAAAAAGATTTAGTCCAAGCAGATTAGCTTCCAAAAAAATTCCCTTGCTTATTATAGTTTCTGCTCCTTCTGGCTCAGGCAAGACTACAATATTAAAATATCTTTGTTCTATTAACAAAAACTTGAAGTACTCAATTTCATTTACAACGAGAGAAAAACGCAGAGGAGAAAAAAACGGCAAGCATTACCACTTTATAAAAAAAGAGGAGTTTTTAAGGCTTCGCAAAGAGGGATTCTTCGCTGAGTGGGCAAAGGTTTATGGAAATTATTATGGCACTTCCAAAAAAAGTATTCAGTCAATTTTATCCAAGGGATATGATGTTGTTATGGATTTGGATACAAAGGGAGCAAAAAGCATAAAAAAGATTTTTAGAAATGCTGTGACAATATTCATAATGCCTCCCACTATTGAAGAGTTAAAGAAGCGCCTTAAAAAAAGGAAAAGCGATTCAGACGCTGAGATAGAAAAAAGATTTAGTCTTGCTATGAAAGAAATTTCGCAAATATCCAGATATGACTATTTGGTTGTAAATGATAATGTAAGAGAGGCAGGTAAGAAAATTATTAAGATTATTGAAGCTGAGAAAAGTCGTGTCTCAAGGATTTTAAATGACTGACTTATTCAAGAAAAAAATCATACTTGCATCATCCTCGCCGAGAAGAATTGAACTTTTAAAAAAATTTGTTCCTTCCGTAAAAAATGACTCTGCTGATATTGATGAGACTCCGTATAAAAACGAAAGATGTGAAGATTTCGTAATAAGGATAGCAAAAGAGAAAGCTTATGCCCTTTCAAATAAGTATCCTTCGAGCTTGATAATTGCTGCTGATACAGTTGTTTATTTTAAAAACTCTATGTTAGGCAAACCATCAGACACCACCGAAGCAAAAGAGATGTTGAAAAGACTTTGTGGCAATCGTCACTTCGTCTACACTGGTTTATGTGTTTTAGATACTGAATCATCGAAATTTCAGACCGACATTGTTTCTACAGAAGTTTATATGGATACTCTTTCAGATGATGAGATTGAATATTATGTTAACAGCTTAGAGCCGCTTGATAAGGCAGGTGCTTATGGCATACAGGATATAGCTTCTTTATTCATAAGAAAAATCGATGGGGATTATTTTAATGTTGTTGGTTTACCTCTCTATAAATTAAAGAAAATCTTTGAATGCTTTGATATAAACCTGATTAAGATTGCCTCATTATCAAAGATGATAAAGAAATAAGAATAGCAATTAGTTAGATTTATGGAAACAGTTCTGAAAGTTAAAGTTATTCCGAAATCATCAAAGAAGGAAATTGTTTGTGACGGAATAGGAGGAATAAAAGTTAAAGTAAATGTGCCTCCTATCGAAGGCAAAGCGAACAAGGCATGTATAGAACTTTTGGCTCAGTATTTTAAAATTCCTAAAAGTAAGATAGAAATTATTGGAGGAACAAAGAGCAGGAATAAGATTGTAAGGTTTTTTGATATTGAAAACGATAAAATGCAAAAAATTAATGATTTCCTTAAATCTAAAAAG belongs to Candidatus Schekmanbacteria bacterium and includes:
- a CDS encoding YicC family protein, encoding MPNSMTGYSEASVKKKTFQINVSLKSLNHRFFEVSSYKAPDILRAFEKDAISLLKKNFSRGRFDIFISVKTTELCKRKFVIDLQSAENFYSTLQALKKTLNLEGDISVSDLTSHIDYFISDAGEKEDEQMLKYAQEALILAIERLKKSRRKEGSHLSADIKMRMKEIGKRLKDISKLASSMPNAYAERLRKRLKKLNMGNEIDNEKISELVAITADKCDISEEISRLKIHLKNFNDIIKSDNECGKKLEFYLQEIHREINTVGSKAIKPEITENVVLIKGELEKVREQVQNIE
- a CDS encoding UDP-glucose/GDP-mannose dehydrogenase family protein, with translation MNICVIGTGYVGLVTGAVFADLGNDVICVDKIEEKIEKLKKGIMPIYEPGLEEMVIRNCKEGRLFFSTSIKEGVQKSEVIFIAVGTPPKENGETDLSYIEEAAREIAEAINGYKVIVNKSTVPVGTGDLVRNIVEKNKKMDVKFDVVSNPEFLREGSAISDTLYPDRIVIGAPSKEVAMVLLELYATLERPMIITDVYSAETIKYASNSFLALKISFINSIANLCEKTGANVIDVAKGMGLDSRIGKSFLDPGLGYGGSCFPKDVDSFIYTAEKYGTDFGILKEAVKENKRRVPLFLNKMKSVLKSFEGKTIGILGLAFKPDTDDIREAKSIELIDSLLKEKATIRAYDPAAMENTKKVFPQITYCNNSYEVADGSDALVIVTEWREFKQLNMDRIKSVMKQPIIFDGRNIYDVDRKKQLGFKYYSIGRKNAE
- a CDS encoding guanylate kinase; protein product: MVKNQRKRFSPSRLASKKIPLLIIVSAPSGSGKTTILKYLCSINKNLKYSISFTTREKRRGEKNGKHYHFIKKEEFLRLRKEGFFAEWAKVYGNYYGTSKKSIQSILSKGYDVVMDLDTKGAKSIKKIFRNAVTIFIMPPTIEELKKRLKKRKSDSDAEIEKRFSLAMKEISQISRYDYLVVNDNVREAGKKIIKIIEAEKSRVSRILND
- the maf gene encoding septum formation protein Maf, with translation MTDLFKKKIILASSSPRRIELLKKFVPSVKNDSADIDETPYKNERCEDFVIRIAKEKAYALSNKYPSSLIIAADTVVYFKNSMLGKPSDTTEAKEMLKRLCGNRHFVYTGLCVLDTESSKFQTDIVSTEVYMDTLSDDEIEYYVNSLEPLDKAGAYGIQDIASLFIRKIDGDYFNVVGLPLYKLKKIFECFDINLIKIASLSKMIKK
- a CDS encoding undecaprenyl-phosphate glucose phosphotransferase — translated: MLKKHNQLFLSILFFSDLIVVAVSWVLAYYLRFYYIKIIPVTKGIPPFDGYVFLLLFILVISGGIFRYFKLYIPRRHSLNVDEFFCIVKSTLAIIILTGFITFFYRNYSYSRVVMVYFFFVNVFLMTTVRGIIRKILKYFRKKGYNIRRIVIIGTGEAGESFYEKINSHPEMGFRVEGFVDDTIRKNTPEIRKKYLGTIDEISNILKKHKVDQIYIALPLSDYNTLLRVMGILKDEMVDVIIIPDLYQFITLNAGVEDFMGLPIINITRSPLYGWNSILKRLLDLSISIVAVIVLHTIIPLMPIIYLITFITSGRPIFYKQERMSLDGRRFIVYKIRTMVVDAEAETGAVWAVPNDKRSTKFGRILRRLSLDELPQLFNVIKGDMSLVGPRPERPVFVNEFKKTIPKYMLRHRIKAGCTGWAQVNGWRGNTSLEKRIEYDLYYLENWSLSFDLKILWLTLWKGFINKNAY
- a CDS encoding DUF370 domain-containing protein, translating into MNDFLINIGFNNMVVSSRIVAVVSPLSNPMKRMKEESKNNGKLIDVTQGRKTRAIIIMDSGHIILSALNPETISQRINGEESKKKI
- a CDS encoding DUF167 domain-containing protein — translated: METVLKVKVIPKSSKKEIVCDGIGGIKVKVNVPPIEGKANKACIELLAQYFKIPKSKIEIIGGTKSRNKIVRFFDIENDKMQKINDFLKSKKKKGDTI